From the Saccharobesus litoralis genome, one window contains:
- a CDS encoding DUF349 domain-containing protein: MIFKSLFAPKWRHKNAAIRRAALTNLSIDTDKDAILDLAHNDPDISIRKAALEKINALDLWQAVSLDDQDAQVRKYASNKLKSFLLDDNNELCSEQAKLALIQQYANNPFLESLLAHTQNTEIRIALLQRVVKRKLDLELSLKSVELSECQLVYPRLNQYDETITHKELERLATKAKHEWVRTQAQADLAERIEKEEKPILAGKHLNLILSKLLSLKDKTDYGVIKEQGEQLVEQWNQSSEWLDCLDETTKAQFQQKYVDICNKLESSTQILKEAWYQQQQEKQQQAELEQLVRDVKQDIAHIGDTVEQVITGESAVDSNQLLDKIHDCRHKLTVSHFVNAQIEALHKELNTLETNANKLPEFAEQMSQVTRLISQLAQHHVPESLDELDEKAQWFAQWQNDWRALKKQLLLPLPVSLLDSQKQVNRQWQQAIDGLQSEQSKIVGRIHGKLKELNRLIQSGKYNAAFGLFRKVSTWHDELTLANQAKVQREFDKLTDKINDLADWKEYIAIPRKQELLTEVQTLVESPNDDPIKQAEKIRQLRHTWLMLGTIESADDQALNKAFDEATELAFAPCREYYAQQEQLREENLKLKTAIIDELSVLTQALAAQEKSISEISKSLSSIQSRWSKIGHVNRDAFKTVNNQFYDLLKPLKEQANEYYRANEKAKNKLISKAEECLASVTENESSNDAYSDAIEQLKALQASWKTIGFAGAGKDRKLWQSFRSINDKVFALRTEHAQKEKQARNTVFDKVLEKINAVQSTLSQADNFEAIKNIQTAVADIVINADLLTSGQVTKLEQLKETVKSDLDTLIAKINKDKQKANYLNLLAAIKQAPSEELNSRVKWASELETYQQVPPKEQQDTTQLDITIKLEILAGVETPERDKSRRMELQIDMLSSKLNAGDISQKDVLIGQWLQLGPPADKTLVDRLEAAIL; the protein is encoded by the coding sequence ATGATCTTTAAATCCTTATTTGCGCCTAAATGGCGCCATAAAAATGCGGCTATTCGCCGAGCAGCCTTAACTAATCTATCAATAGACACTGATAAAGACGCTATTCTTGATTTGGCTCACAATGATCCAGATATATCTATACGTAAAGCCGCGCTAGAAAAAATTAATGCGCTCGACTTATGGCAAGCTGTAAGTCTTGATGACCAAGATGCGCAGGTCCGAAAATACGCCAGTAATAAGTTAAAGTCATTTTTGCTAGATGACAACAATGAACTGTGTTCAGAACAAGCTAAATTGGCATTGATTCAACAATATGCCAATAACCCGTTTTTAGAGTCTTTATTAGCGCATACACAGAACACCGAGATACGTATAGCGTTATTGCAGCGCGTTGTAAAACGGAAACTGGATTTAGAGCTGAGTTTAAAAAGTGTAGAGCTTAGTGAATGCCAACTTGTTTATCCTCGTCTTAACCAATATGACGAAACCATTACTCATAAAGAGTTAGAGCGTTTGGCAACTAAAGCTAAGCATGAATGGGTTCGAACGCAGGCACAAGCAGATTTAGCAGAGCGTATAGAGAAAGAAGAAAAGCCGATACTTGCAGGTAAACATTTAAATCTTATCTTAAGCAAATTATTGTCTTTAAAAGATAAGACTGACTATGGAGTGATTAAAGAGCAGGGAGAACAACTTGTTGAACAATGGAATCAATCAAGTGAATGGCTAGATTGCTTAGATGAAACAACGAAAGCTCAGTTCCAACAGAAATACGTAGATATCTGTAATAAGCTAGAAAGCTCTACGCAAATTTTAAAAGAAGCTTGGTATCAACAACAACAAGAAAAACAACAACAAGCAGAACTTGAACAATTAGTACGAGATGTAAAACAAGATATAGCTCACATAGGTGATACAGTAGAGCAGGTCATTACCGGCGAATCAGCGGTTGATTCCAATCAATTGCTAGACAAAATTCATGATTGTCGTCACAAATTAACGGTATCACACTTTGTGAATGCGCAAATAGAAGCCTTGCACAAAGAGCTAAATACACTCGAAACTAACGCCAATAAATTACCTGAATTTGCCGAGCAAATGTCACAGGTGACGCGATTGATTAGTCAATTAGCCCAACACCATGTACCTGAAAGTTTAGATGAGTTGGATGAAAAAGCGCAATGGTTTGCTCAGTGGCAAAATGATTGGCGAGCTTTGAAAAAACAATTACTTCTGCCATTGCCAGTGTCTTTGCTTGACAGCCAAAAGCAAGTTAATCGCCAATGGCAACAAGCCATTGATGGCCTACAAAGCGAACAAAGTAAAATAGTTGGGCGTATTCATGGCAAATTAAAAGAACTGAATCGTCTAATTCAATCAGGTAAATACAATGCTGCGTTTGGTTTATTTAGGAAAGTTTCAACTTGGCATGATGAGCTGACTTTAGCTAACCAAGCGAAGGTACAGCGAGAGTTTGATAAGCTGACTGATAAAATAAACGACCTTGCAGATTGGAAAGAATATATTGCAATCCCTCGTAAACAAGAATTGTTAACTGAGGTGCAAACATTAGTTGAGTCACCTAATGACGATCCTATTAAGCAAGCAGAAAAAATACGTCAACTTCGTCATACTTGGTTAATGTTGGGGACAATTGAATCTGCAGATGACCAAGCACTTAATAAAGCATTTGACGAAGCCACTGAGTTAGCTTTTGCACCATGTCGAGAATACTACGCGCAACAAGAGCAGCTTCGTGAAGAAAACCTGAAACTGAAAACAGCAATCATTGATGAGCTAAGTGTGCTAACACAAGCGTTAGCAGCTCAAGAAAAATCTATTTCTGAAATCAGTAAAAGTTTAAGTTCTATTCAAAGTCGTTGGTCTAAAATAGGCCATGTCAATCGCGATGCATTTAAAACGGTCAATAACCAATTTTATGATTTATTAAAGCCGTTAAAAGAACAAGCTAATGAATACTATCGTGCTAATGAAAAAGCAAAAAACAAGCTGATCAGCAAAGCTGAAGAATGTTTGGCGAGCGTGACAGAGAACGAATCATCCAATGATGCATACAGCGATGCAATTGAACAATTAAAAGCATTACAAGCTAGTTGGAAAACCATTGGTTTTGCTGGTGCCGGTAAAGACCGCAAGTTATGGCAATCGTTTCGCAGTATTAACGATAAAGTTTTTGCTTTACGAACAGAGCATGCTCAAAAAGAAAAACAAGCAAGAAACACGGTTTTTGACAAGGTGTTAGAAAAAATTAACGCTGTACAGTCAACACTGTCACAAGCAGATAATTTTGAGGCAATCAAAAATATCCAAACTGCTGTCGCTGATATTGTAATTAATGCAGATTTACTGACAAGTGGCCAAGTGACGAAGCTTGAGCAGTTAAAGGAAACAGTAAAGTCAGATTTGGATACACTGATTGCTAAAATAAACAAAGACAAACAAAAGGCAAATTATTTAAATTTGCTAGCTGCGATTAAACAAGCACCTAGCGAAGAACTTAATAGTCGGGTGAAGTGGGCGAGTGAGCTTGAAACTTATCAGCAAGTTCCACCTAAAGAACAGCAAGACACAACCCAATTAGATATTACAATTAAGTTGGAAATATTAGCCGGAGTCGAAACGCCAGAGCGAGATAAATCACGTCGTATGGAATTACAGATAGATATGTTGTCCAGTAAATTAAATGCAGGCGATATATCACAAAAAGATGTATTGATTGG
- a CDS encoding YeaC family protein, which yields MPESVYLSLRQAVELGKWEDGNSLTPEQKSQALQAVLAWQAKHLQSNEHYTIGSDGQLIEKRKSELRNQFANSNNDIVRITHDDL from the coding sequence ATGCCTGAGTCAGTATACTTATCGTTACGCCAAGCGGTGGAATTGGGTAAATGGGAAGATGGCAATTCTTTAACACCGGAACAAAAATCCCAAGCCTTACAAGCCGTTTTGGCTTGGCAAGCAAAACACTTGCAATCAAATGAACACTACACCATAGGTTCGGACGGCCAGCTTATCGAAAAACGAAAGTCTGAACTTCGAAACCAATTTGCGAACTCAAATAACGATATTGTGCGAATCACTCACGATGATCTTTAA
- a CDS encoding zinc-ribbon domain-containing protein → MALIACPNCGKRISDKAEVCQHCHTALTGDPDKVRSAARIARIEQSARLMTYSFIALIVFIAGIAYSAFYAETGATWDKWLAQIATAIGFVWYIGLRIRIMMFKKQKV, encoded by the coding sequence ATGGCGTTAATAGCTTGCCCAAATTGCGGTAAAAGAATTTCTGATAAAGCTGAGGTTTGTCAACATTGCCATACTGCGTTAACCGGCGATCCGGATAAAGTACGTAGCGCTGCGCGTATTGCTCGCATTGAGCAATCGGCTCGGTTAATGACATACTCATTTATTGCTTTGATTGTATTTATTGCTGGTATTGCCTACAGTGCTTTTTATGCGGAAACTGGTGCGACTTGGGATAAATGGCTGGCTCAAATTGCCACTGCTATTGGATTTGTCTGGTACATTGGTTTGCGCATCCGTATTATGATGTTTAAGAAACAAAAAGTGTAA
- a CDS encoding alanine/glycine:cation symporter family protein produces the protein MTVLNDFLLLLDSFLGSAIWFPYLLLGVGLFFTLYLGFPQLRYFKRAWQILLGKHDHSRCEGDTSHFQALSTALSGTVGTGNIGGVAFAIFLGGPAALFWMWVTAFLGMTTKFVEVTLSHKYRVKTEDGTMAGGPMYFMERKLNAKWLAIIFALATVLSSFGAGNMPQINNIASGMQSSFGIEPWLSGAVLSILLGLVIIGGISRIAAVTSKIVPFMAAIYIFGALTVIGFNIDNIGPAFVSIFSDAFTGSAAAGGFLGASFAYAFSRGVNRGLFSNEAGQGSAAIAHASAKADEPVSEGMVSILEPFIDTIILCTLTGLVILSSGVWTEKFENTFPRSEMVILQGQFSDQNEQDRQQLYQYLVEGKQDVVQPFTGELIVKEGRLVDNRVTIINARSVAESVKFEHEGKHSFSGLLQVQNGKIVDKSIKVIGKSLIHSTQLTAKAFTRGFMGQYGEYVVTIGILLFAFSTAISWSYYGDRAMTYLFGARSVMPYRVIYVAGFMWAAVADTSVIWNIAAVAIVLMTLPNLVGIVLLHKDMKQSVKQYWQQKK, from the coding sequence TTGACTGTACTCAATGATTTTTTATTATTGCTCGATAGTTTTTTGGGCAGTGCAATTTGGTTCCCCTACCTATTACTTGGCGTTGGTCTGTTTTTTACTCTCTATCTCGGCTTCCCGCAGCTTCGTTATTTTAAGCGGGCTTGGCAAATATTATTAGGCAAGCACGATCATAGTCGCTGCGAAGGGGATACATCGCATTTTCAAGCATTGTCTACCGCATTATCTGGAACCGTTGGTACAGGTAACATTGGTGGCGTCGCTTTTGCTATTTTTTTAGGTGGGCCGGCCGCGTTATTCTGGATGTGGGTCACCGCGTTTCTGGGAATGACAACTAAATTTGTTGAGGTTACTTTATCTCATAAATACCGAGTAAAAACAGAAGATGGAACCATGGCTGGTGGCCCTATGTATTTCATGGAACGAAAACTCAATGCTAAATGGTTAGCCATTATATTTGCATTGGCAACCGTTTTGAGCTCATTTGGTGCGGGTAATATGCCGCAAATTAACAACATAGCGTCTGGCATGCAAAGTAGTTTTGGCATAGAACCTTGGCTTAGTGGTGCGGTTTTATCCATCTTACTTGGTTTAGTGATTATTGGCGGTATTTCACGGATTGCGGCGGTAACCTCTAAAATCGTCCCCTTTATGGCGGCCATTTATATTTTCGGTGCGCTAACGGTAATTGGTTTTAATATTGACAATATTGGACCTGCTTTTGTTTCGATTTTCTCTGATGCGTTTACAGGTTCAGCCGCTGCCGGTGGGTTTTTAGGTGCAAGTTTTGCGTACGCGTTTAGCCGAGGTGTTAATCGCGGTTTATTTTCTAATGAAGCAGGGCAAGGGTCAGCGGCTATTGCTCATGCTTCAGCTAAGGCCGATGAACCTGTGTCGGAGGGAATGGTTTCAATTTTAGAGCCTTTTATTGATACCATTATTCTTTGTACCCTGACTGGATTGGTTATTCTGTCGAGCGGTGTTTGGACTGAGAAGTTTGAAAATACTTTTCCTCGTTCAGAAATGGTAATACTACAAGGTCAATTTTCAGATCAAAATGAACAAGACCGACAGCAACTGTATCAATATTTGGTCGAGGGAAAACAAGATGTCGTCCAGCCCTTTACTGGTGAATTAATCGTTAAGGAAGGGCGATTAGTCGACAATCGAGTGACAATTATCAATGCACGCTCAGTAGCGGAGTCGGTTAAATTTGAACATGAAGGTAAGCATAGCTTTTCTGGGTTATTGCAAGTCCAAAACGGTAAAATTGTAGATAAGTCGATTAAGGTTATTGGCAAATCATTGATTCACTCGACCCAATTAACCGCAAAAGCCTTTACGCGAGGTTTTATGGGGCAATATGGTGAATATGTTGTAACCATAGGTATACTTTTATTTGCGTTCTCGACAGCTATATCTTGGAGTTACTATGGTGATAGGGCGATGACTTACCTGTTTGGTGCTCGTTCGGTTATGCCGTATCGTGTCATTTATGTGGCTGGTTTTATGTGGGCAGCCGTTGCCGATACCAGCGTGATTTGGAACATTGCTGCGGTGGCTATCGTTTTAATGACGTTACCTAACTTAGTTGGTATAGTGCTGCTCCACAAAGATATGAAACAAAGTGTCAAACAATATTGGCAACAAAAGAAATAA
- a CDS encoding TlpA family protein disulfide reductase, with the protein MHLVKSIIKNSLVFVILFILVSWWQGRNLLNADDAGALKAIELPTLTGELAQVNFQQKVSVIYFFAPWCRVCDVSIDNLQALHETKGGDFNLVPIALDYSAIEQVSEFASRNELSMDVLLGTEQVKQKFKISGYPTYYVVDANGNITHSSMGYSTKVGLYITTMFSDI; encoded by the coding sequence ATGCATTTAGTTAAAAGTATTATTAAAAATTCATTGGTTTTTGTGATCCTATTTATTTTAGTCTCGTGGTGGCAAGGTCGGAATTTATTGAATGCTGATGATGCTGGAGCGCTGAAAGCAATTGAATTACCGACCTTAACTGGCGAATTAGCTCAGGTAAATTTTCAACAAAAAGTTAGCGTTATTTATTTTTTTGCCCCTTGGTGTCGAGTTTGTGATGTTTCCATTGATAATTTACAAGCATTACATGAAACCAAAGGTGGTGATTTTAATTTAGTTCCCATTGCATTGGATTATTCCGCAATAGAACAAGTCAGCGAATTTGCGAGCCGTAACGAATTAAGTATGGATGTGTTATTGGGTACGGAGCAAGTTAAACAAAAATTTAAAATCAGTGGCTATCCAACGTATTATGTTGTTGATGCAAATGGTAATATTACTCACTCATCTATGGGATATTCCACGAAAGTTGGATTATATATAACGACAATGTTTAGTGATATTTAG
- a CDS encoding DUF2989 domain-containing protein, which translates to MMTSPVPILKQTLTSVAIALILTGCDSGVSVRKVCKETPQFCQDLNKDSWCKDKRANVIIGRYLESQQASDDIRYQLILDLESYSECVEIASHIEHIKLKEKTTTRVQGYVTSLKELERLKNVTKSSNDPRLLYWHWSRNGDENALTQFLKLRETGDLETPDLQFKLATYWVKIDRDATIDILYHALALYKDGDKIDPEILKTLSTLYLKEDKLKHAYVWGRIAKDYGMKEIDLAPMKAILGNQGVDVDKLDDFADEYQSQIESGSFVPPKR; encoded by the coding sequence ATGATGACTTCACCTGTTCCAATATTAAAACAAACCTTAACGAGTGTAGCTATAGCCTTAATACTTACTGGCTGTGATTCTGGCGTATCTGTTAGAAAAGTGTGTAAAGAGACTCCTCAATTTTGCCAAGATCTCAATAAAGACTCATGGTGCAAAGATAAACGAGCCAATGTCATTATTGGTCGTTATTTAGAATCTCAACAAGCAAGCGACGATATACGCTACCAACTAATACTTGATTTAGAGTCTTATAGTGAATGCGTTGAAATAGCGTCTCATATTGAGCATATTAAACTAAAAGAAAAAACAACAACGCGTGTACAAGGGTATGTGACTAGTTTAAAAGAGTTAGAACGCTTAAAAAATGTTACTAAAAGTAGTAATGATCCGCGTTTGTTATATTGGCACTGGTCTCGAAATGGTGATGAGAATGCACTAACTCAATTTTTAAAATTGCGCGAGACTGGTGATTTAGAAACACCCGATCTGCAATTTAAGCTAGCAACATACTGGGTTAAAATTGACCGAGATGCCACTATTGATATTCTTTATCATGCCTTAGCGCTCTATAAAGACGGTGATAAAATTGACCCTGAAATTTTAAAAACCTTAAGTACGCTTTATTTAAAGGAAGACAAACTGAAGCATGCTTACGTTTGGGGAAGAATAGCCAAAGATTATGGGATGAAGGAAATTGATCTCGCGCCAATGAAAGCTATTTTAGGTAATCAAGGCGTCGATGTAGACAAGCTAGACGACTTTGCTGACGAATACCAATCACAAATAGAGTCTGGTAGCTTTGTTCCACCTAAACGCTAA
- the msrB gene encoding peptide-methionine (R)-S-oxide reductase MsrB, translating to MASIKDHDYWRDKLDTDTFRITREAGTEYPFSGALLHQKSPGQFSCACCDTPLFTHEHKFDSGCGWPSFYDAIDWQRIDFIDDLSHGMVRIEIRCKNCDAHLGHIFDDGPAPTGKRFCVNSLSMQFHPEAKP from the coding sequence GTGGCTTCAATCAAAGATCATGACTATTGGCGAGATAAGCTAGACACTGATACCTTTCGTATTACACGCGAGGCGGGTACTGAGTACCCGTTTAGCGGTGCTTTACTTCATCAGAAGTCACCAGGTCAATTCAGTTGTGCTTGCTGTGATACACCATTGTTTACTCACGAGCATAAATTTGACTCTGGCTGTGGTTGGCCATCATTTTATGATGCTATCGATTGGCAAAGAATAGACTTTATCGATGATTTGAGTCATGGCATGGTGCGTATTGAAATTCGTTGTAAAAATTGTGATGCGCATTTAGGCCATATTTTCGATGACGGGCCTGCACCAACAGGTAAACGCTTTTGCGTTAATTCATTGTCAATGCAGTTTCATCCTGAAGCTAAACCTTAA
- the gndA gene encoding NADP-dependent phosphogluconate dehydrogenase — protein sequence MSDATTLCDIGLIGLGVMGKNIGLNLADNGYKVAAFDLNEKSVQAIAHQDETERGAQQDARILPVKSLGEMLEKIKKPSIIILSVPAGKPVDIICSQLLELGLQQDDIVVDTGNSLWTDTVEREAGYNGKFVFFSCAVSGGEVGARFGPSLMPSGDKNAWSRLEPVLEAISAKVDPETGLPNARNSYTEALPTGEPCVTYIGPAGAGHYVKMVHNGIEYADMQLICEAYQYMREALGLQPKEIAAVLREWNKGELNSYLIEISAEVLDQDDPETGKPIVDIILDRAGQKGTGLWTAVSSLQVGSAATTIAQSVFCRALSSIKDERVAASKIFSKAPALNLSEDEKKAQIKQLHDALYCAKMCAYAQGFDLMKRAAKEQGWDLDFAEIAKIWRAGCIIRAVFLQSITKAYQRDAQLENLLLDEFFAEQIKQFEPAWREAVINSIKAGITMPTITSSLSYFDAYRNATLPANLLQGQRDFFGAHTFQRVDKPTEETYHLEWSQADRPLVRIQ from the coding sequence ATGTCCGACGCGACAACACTATGCGATATTGGGTTAATAGGCCTTGGTGTTATGGGAAAAAACATCGGTCTTAACCTCGCTGACAATGGTTACAAAGTAGCGGCATTCGATCTTAATGAAAAGAGCGTGCAAGCTATTGCCCATCAAGATGAAACAGAGCGTGGCGCGCAACAAGACGCTAGAATCCTTCCGGTTAAATCTCTAGGTGAAATGCTAGAGAAAATCAAAAAGCCATCTATCATAATTTTATCTGTGCCGGCGGGAAAACCTGTCGATATTATTTGTTCACAGCTATTGGAATTAGGGCTTCAGCAAGATGATATTGTTGTTGATACAGGTAACAGTTTATGGACAGACACTGTAGAGCGTGAAGCTGGGTACAATGGTAAATTTGTATTCTTTAGTTGTGCTGTATCAGGTGGTGAAGTGGGAGCGCGATTTGGGCCTTCATTAATGCCAAGTGGTGATAAAAATGCTTGGTCACGCCTTGAACCCGTTCTCGAAGCTATATCTGCTAAAGTCGATCCAGAAACAGGTTTGCCAAATGCTCGAAATTCTTACACTGAAGCATTGCCAACAGGTGAGCCGTGTGTAACTTATATTGGTCCAGCAGGTGCTGGCCATTATGTTAAAATGGTGCATAACGGTATTGAATATGCCGATATGCAGCTAATTTGCGAAGCTTACCAATATATGCGCGAAGCTCTAGGGTTACAGCCAAAAGAGATCGCTGCAGTTTTGCGTGAATGGAATAAAGGCGAACTTAACAGTTATTTGATTGAAATTTCAGCTGAAGTTTTAGATCAAGATGACCCTGAAACGGGCAAGCCAATCGTTGATATTATTCTTGATCGAGCTGGACAAAAAGGCACAGGCTTATGGACAGCCGTTAGTAGCTTACAAGTTGGCTCTGCTGCAACTACAATTGCGCAGTCCGTATTTTGTCGCGCATTATCATCTATTAAAGATGAGCGTGTTGCAGCGAGTAAAATCTTTAGTAAGGCGCCAGCGCTTAATTTGTCAGAAGACGAGAAAAAAGCGCAAATTAAACAACTACATGACGCTTTATATTGCGCCAAAATGTGTGCTTATGCGCAAGGTTTCGATCTGATGAAACGGGCAGCCAAAGAGCAAGGTTGGGATCTGGATTTTGCTGAAATCGCAAAAATTTGGCGAGCTGGGTGTATAATCCGCGCCGTATTTTTACAATCAATTACAAAAGCTTATCAACGAGATGCGCAGTTAGAAAATCTGTTATTAGATGAGTTTTTTGCCGAGCAAATTAAACAATTTGAACCCGCTTGGCGCGAGGCTGTTATTAATTCGATTAAAGCTGGGATCACGATGCCGACTATCACGTCTTCGCTTTCTTATTTTGATGCCTATCGCAATGCAACGTTACCTGCTAATCTTTTACAAGGTCAGCGTGATTTCTTTGGTGCGCACACTTTCCAGCGTGTCGATAAACCAACAGAAGAAACGTATCATTTGGAATGGAGTCAAGCTGATCGACCTTTAGTTCGTATTCAGTAA
- the glgX gene encoding glycogen debranching protein GlgX, with protein sequence MINLPKQSILNTVGKHDVYAGSAKKLGPSFVKGVGVNFAVYCPKAHKVELCLFDKDTEQQICAIELPAKKGRVWHGLITNIEAGQLYGYRVYGDYNLDMGLVFDHEKLLIDPYAKALNRPLVWNERLYAGDSAAMMAKCVVVDPEFDWQGITRPYVPDSDTVVYEMHVKGFTQIHPDVPESMQGTYAGLAHPKVIKYLKDLGVTTLQLMPVAAFMSEPRLTDLGLTNYWGYNPINFFSPEPRYASNGDSVAEFKTMIREMHRAGIEVILDVVFNHSAEGGGDGPILSFRGLDNRNFYLFDKNEHGHKQYRSYVNNTGCGNSINLDNPYVLQLVTQSLRYWVEEMQVDGFRFDLAVSLAREGNEFDNYSAFFKVLFQDPVLSQVKLIAEPWDIGYGGYRLGQFPENWHECNDKFRDTVRGFWKGDRHLLGDFATRLMGSRDVFHKDLRTINTSVNYIAYHDGFTLEDLVCYNHKHNEANCEHNRDGHGHNLSYNYGIEGPTKNKKINALRQKQKRNLLATLFVSQGTPHLLAGDEIGRTQLGNNNAYCQDNSISWINWQLKNPHKQQLEFVQNLIKLRHGSELLHSLSLKDDGYFGYNNSHEVHWYTPENQEMNYEDWHDIDNQSFMVELIAGLQEGDETLRLMINASELEVEFTLPSKSKWQILFDTRFDNGQAKRKTPVSKKYLCEDRSMVLLQKKW encoded by the coding sequence ATGATTAACTTGCCCAAGCAATCCATTCTAAACACTGTCGGCAAACATGACGTCTATGCGGGCTCTGCTAAAAAATTAGGCCCTAGTTTTGTTAAAGGGGTAGGGGTTAACTTTGCTGTATATTGCCCCAAAGCGCATAAAGTTGAATTATGTTTATTTGATAAAGACACTGAGCAACAAATTTGTGCCATAGAATTACCGGCAAAAAAAGGCCGCGTTTGGCACGGATTAATAACTAACATTGAAGCTGGGCAATTATATGGTTATCGTGTTTACGGTGATTACAACCTTGACATGGGCTTAGTTTTTGATCACGAAAAATTGCTAATTGATCCTTATGCTAAGGCGCTAAATCGACCTTTGGTTTGGAATGAAAGACTTTATGCTGGCGACTCAGCGGCCATGATGGCAAAGTGTGTGGTCGTTGATCCTGAATTTGATTGGCAAGGCATTACTCGACCTTATGTGCCTGACTCAGACACTGTTGTGTATGAAATGCATGTAAAAGGTTTTACTCAAATTCACCCAGATGTGCCAGAGTCAATGCAAGGCACTTATGCTGGGTTAGCTCATCCTAAAGTAATCAAGTACTTAAAAGACTTAGGGGTAACAACATTGCAGTTAATGCCAGTGGCTGCATTTATGTCTGAGCCGCGATTAACAGATTTGGGGTTAACAAACTATTGGGGATATAACCCAATAAACTTCTTTAGTCCTGAACCTCGTTACGCTAGCAATGGCGACTCAGTTGCTGAATTTAAAACCATGATCCGTGAAATGCATCGCGCTGGCATTGAGGTTATTTTAGATGTTGTGTTCAATCACAGCGCCGAGGGCGGTGGTGATGGACCTATACTATCGTTTAGAGGACTAGATAATAGGAATTTTTATTTATTCGACAAAAACGAGCATGGACATAAACAATATCGCAGTTATGTTAACAATACCGGTTGTGGCAACAGTATTAACCTAGATAACCCTTATGTGTTACAACTCGTTACTCAATCTTTGCGTTACTGGGTTGAAGAAATGCAAGTTGATGGATTCCGTTTTGATTTAGCAGTTAGTCTGGCGCGAGAAGGTAACGAATTCGATAATTATTCAGCCTTTTTTAAGGTCCTTTTTCAAGACCCCGTTTTGAGTCAGGTTAAACTTATCGCCGAACCATGGGATATTGGCTATGGAGGATATCGATTAGGGCAATTTCCTGAAAATTGGCATGAATGTAACGATAAATTTCGTGATACCGTTCGTGGATTTTGGAAAGGAGATAGACACTTATTAGGTGATTTCGCTACACGTTTAATGGGTAGCAGAGATGTATTTCATAAGGATTTACGAACCATTAATACCAGTGTGAATTATATTGCGTATCACGATGGTTTTACGTTAGAGGATTTGGTGTGCTACAACCATAAGCATAATGAGGCTAACTGCGAACATAACCGCGATGGCCACGGCCATAATCTTTCCTACAATTATGGTATCGAAGGACCAACTAAAAATAAGAAAATTAATGCATTAAGGCAAAAGCAAAAACGTAATTTACTTGCAACATTATTTGTTTCTCAAGGGACACCTCACTTGTTAGCCGGTGATGAAATTGGTCGTACGCAGTTAGGGAATAATAATGCATATTGTCAAGACAACAGTATTAGTTGGATAAATTGGCAATTAAAAAATCCGCATAAGCAGCAGTTAGAATTTGTACAAAACCTCATAAAACTGCGTCATGGTAGTGAACTGTTGCATTCATTATCACTGAAAGATGACGGCTATTTTGGTTATAACAACAGCCACGAAGTCCATTGGTATACGCCTGAAAATCAGGAAATGAATTATGAGGATTGGCATGATATTGATAACCAGAGTTTTATGGTTGAATTAATTGCTGGTCTTCAAGAAGGCGATGAAACGTTAAGATTGATGATTAATGCCAGTGAATTAGAGGTTGAATTTACGCTACCTAGTAAATCTAAATGGCAAATTCTTTTTGATACTCGTTTTGACAATGGCCAAGCGAAACGCAAAACACCTGTAAGCAAAAAATATCTTTGTGAAGATCGCTCAATGGTGTTATTACAAAAAAAGTGGTGA